The proteins below come from a single Leptospiraceae bacterium genomic window:
- a CDS encoding glucan biosynthesis protein — MELSHLNYPKIHKGGYVMGIVNLIMGLVAAVLIATGIKKEEPINPEDKKTKVEILEKHKVIERTFEFEELKKRARELLSKPYKEPKKSINKSLAELNYDKYKNIRFLPEKSVWREEGSPFQLQFLHPGYIYDYNVLINEVKKSKAFPIYYNANYFDFSSVQLKEKNSTEVGFSGFKIHYPLNTEEHTDEFVVFQGASYFRAVSQNQYYGLSARGLATNTGMPYPEDFPIFKEFWIKKPSSNDESIKVYALMDGKSAVGAYEFEFIPGKITETKVNAEIILRKEVDRLGIAPLTSMYWYGENSEANHPSAYPEVHDSDGLLILNANDEWIWRPLENPKKPTINSFVSENVRGFGLLQRDRDFASYEDSEMKYHLRPGAWIEPNGDWGKGSVQLYRIPTKQDSDDNIGAFWVPAEMPKVGESFKLSYNIFWVNQNPNSKTIADVVATRVKPVPKESDSFLYHIDFKGGKLKGIESASELDAVITATENGTISEIVVQKIPETEKWRCSFKLTMKANNKPIELKAFLKKGDSVITESWTNSLDL; from the coding sequence ATGGAGTTGTCTCATTTAAATTATCCAAAAATACACAAAGGCGGTTATGTAATGGGAATTGTAAATCTGATTATGGGTTTAGTTGCGGCTGTTTTAATCGCTACAGGTATTAAAAAAGAAGAGCCAATTAATCCAGAAGATAAAAAAACTAAAGTCGAAATACTTGAAAAACATAAAGTCATTGAAAGAACTTTCGAATTTGAAGAATTAAAAAAGAGAGCCAGAGAATTACTTTCAAAACCATACAAAGAACCTAAAAAATCAATTAATAAAAGTCTGGCTGAGTTAAACTATGACAAATATAAAAACATTCGTTTTTTGCCTGAAAAATCAGTCTGGCGAGAAGAGGGCAGTCCTTTTCAATTACAATTTTTACATCCAGGATATATTTATGATTATAATGTTTTAATCAACGAAGTAAAAAAATCAAAGGCTTTTCCTATTTATTATAATGCAAATTATTTTGATTTTTCCTCCGTTCAATTAAAGGAAAAAAATTCCACGGAAGTTGGATTTTCAGGGTTTAAGATTCATTATCCTCTAAACACCGAAGAACATACAGATGAATTTGTAGTATTTCAAGGAGCAAGTTATTTTCGTGCGGTGTCTCAAAATCAATATTACGGTTTATCTGCGCGTGGTCTTGCGACTAATACTGGTATGCCGTATCCAGAGGATTTTCCTATTTTTAAAGAATTTTGGATTAAAAAACCATCTTCTAATGATGAGTCAATTAAAGTATATGCACTAATGGATGGTAAATCAGCAGTTGGCGCTTATGAGTTCGAATTCATTCCTGGAAAGATAACAGAAACAAAAGTAAACGCAGAGATTATATTGCGAAAAGAAGTAGACCGTTTAGGAATTGCTCCTCTTACTAGTATGTATTGGTATGGAGAAAACTCTGAGGCTAATCATCCTTCTGCGTATCCAGAAGTTCATGATTCTGACGGATTACTTATATTAAATGCAAATGATGAATGGATTTGGCGACCTCTAGAAAATCCCAAAAAACCAACCATCAATAGTTTTGTTTCAGAAAACGTAAGAGGATTCGGACTTTTGCAGAGAGATAGAGATTTCGCAAGTTACGAAGATTCGGAAATGAAATATCATCTTCGCCCGGGTGCATGGATTGAACCAAACGGAGATTGGGGAAAAGGAAGTGTTCAGCTCTATCGTATTCCGACCAAACAAGATTCTGATGATAATATCGGAGCGTTTTGGGTACCTGCTGAAATGCCGAAAGTAGGCGAAAGTTTTAAACTTTCTTATAATATATTTTGGGTAAATCAAAATCCAAACAGTAAAACGATCGCTGATGTAGTGGCTACTCGTGTTAAACCTGTCCCAAAGGAGTCTGATTCTTTTTTATATCATATTGATTTTAAAGGTGGAAAATTAAAAGGTATCGAATCTGCATCTGAATTGGATGCAGTGATTACTGCCACAGAAAATGGTACGATTTCAGAAATCGTCGTTCAGAAAATTCCAGAAACTGAAAAATGGAGATGTAGCTTTAAATTGACTATGAAGGCGAATAATAAACCGATTGAACTGAAGGCATTTTTAAAAAAAGGGGATTCTGTTATTACAGAATCTTGGACGAACTCACTTGACCTTTAA